From the genome of Nitrosomonas sp. Is79A3:
TATTGTATTGTGGTCGGATGATCCTGCGACTTTTATTATCAATGCATTGGCACCTGCTGAAATCAGCAGCATTATGGTTGATGAAGAAAAGCACAGCATGGATATCGTGGTGGATAATGACAATCTGGCGCAAGCAATTGGCCGGGGCGGACAAAATGTACGGTTAGCTTCCGAATTAACTGGCTGGGAGCTGAACATCATGACGGTCGAGGAATCTAAAGTCAAACATGAGCAAGAATCATCGTTGATTTGTCAGCTTTTCATGGAAAAACTGGATGTTGATGAAGAAATTGCTGAGATACTTGTGCAGGAAGGCTTCGTTACTTTGGAAGAAGTGGCTTATGTTCCTCTCAATGAGATGCTGGAGATCGAGTCATTAGATGAAGAAACTGTCAATGAAATACGTAATCGAGCCCGTAACGTACTGCTAACAGATGCCATAGCCAAAGAAGAAAAAGTGGAGCACATTGCTGAAGATTTGCTTGCATTAGAAGGAATGGATATAAATATCGTTCGAGAACTGGCATCAAAAGGTATAAATACGCAAGCTGATTTGGCTGATTTGGCTACTGATGACTTGGTCGAAATGACAGGTATCGATATTGAACGTGCAAATCAGCTGATTATGAAAGCACGTGAACCATGGTTTACTTGATTTAAGTCATCGGATGATAATAGAGTAATTATTTATTTTGATGAGAATCTGCTTGTAGTTTTGAATGCTGAAGGGTTATAAATGGCTCAAATGAGTGTAGAACAATTTGCTAATGAACTGGGCTTGCTACCAGCTGTCTTGTTGGAGCAGCTTAAAGCTGCTGGCGTGAAAAAAGCGTTGGCAGAAGACAGTTTAACAGAGCAAGATAAATCTCAGTTGCTTGATTATCTAAGGAAAACTCATGGAGCCGCTGAGATTAAAAGTAAAGTTACTTTAACCCGCCGTCAAACTTCGGAAATCCGAAAATCAGACAGTACGGGGCGAGCACGAACCATCCAGGTGGAAGTTAGAAAAAGACGTGTCCTGACACAACCAACTACTGAGAACATAGAATCTGCTCAGGTTGCAATTAAGTCACCTGATGTCATCAGTCCGCCCGTTAGAGAAGCCGTAATTGATGCAGAACAACTAGCACTGCGTAGTGAAGAAGCAAGAAAACAAGCAGAGCTAATTGCACGCCAAGTTGAGGAAATTAAACAGAAGAAAGCGCGCAAAAAAACCGAAGTCACTGATGATATAAACAAAAAAGAGGAAGAATCCAAAGAAGTTACTGGTGAAACATCAGTACCGGCTAAACCGCTACCACTAATATCTGCAGAAACCAAGGATGTCACGCAATCGGAAGCTGCTAAGAAACTTGAGCCTGATCAGCAAACTGAAGTGCAATTACCACCTGGCGCTACTGACGGAACATTGCATAAGCCTGTTGTAAAACCCGAAGAGAAAGCCGATAAGAAAAAGAAACAAGCCAAGCAGCAAGTTGTTTGGAAAGATGAAAATACCAAAAAACGCGGTGTTAAAACCCGTGGCGATCTTTCCGCCGGCCAAGGCTGGCGTACACGTAGAGACAAGCATAGCAAGCCAACACATGCAGATGATCAGAATATCCATGGCTTTTCTGCGCCGACAGAACCAATCGTACGTGAAATCATGGTGCCAGAAACAATTTCTGTGAGTGCGCTTGCACAAAAAATGTCGGTTAAAGCGGCTGATGTCATTAAAGTACTGATGAAAATGGGCAGTATGGTGACAATCAATCAAATGCTGGATCAAGATACTGCCATGATTGTTGTTGAAGAGATGGGGCATATTGCAAAATATGCTGAGTTGGATAATCCAGAAAATTTCCTTGTAGATCGTGAAACATCCGACGTAGAATTAGAATTGGTTCCACGGGCCCCTGTGGTAACTGTCATGGGCCATGTCGATCATGGCAAGACGTCTTTGCTGGATTACATCCGCCGCACCCGTGTCGCCGGCGGAGAAGCAGGCGGCATAACCCAACATATCGGTGCGTATCATGTGGAAACAGATCATGGCATGATTACCTTTTTGGATACCCCGGGGCACGAAGCGTTTACCGCAATGCGCGCACGCGGAACTAAAATTACCGATATCGTCATTCTCGTAGTGGCTGCCGACGATGGCGTTATGCCTCAAACGGTTGAAGCAATTCATCACGCAAAAGCAGCAAAAATTCCTATTATCGTGGCAATGAACAAAATAGATAAACCAGAGGCGAACGCTGAACGAATCCGGCATGAACTGGTTGCCAACGCTGTAGTTCCGGAAGATTGGGGCGGAGATACGATGTTCGTGGAAGTTTCAGCCAAGACCGGTCAAGGTGTTGATTCCTTACTGGAAAGCATATTGCTGCAAGCTGAAGTGTTAGAACTAAAAGCACCAATCAACACACCTGCCAAGGGTGTTGTGATTGAATCCCGTTTGGATAAAGGTCGTGGTCCGGTTGCAACCATTCTGGTGCAGTCCGGAACTCTAAAGCGTGGAGATGTTTTGTTGGCTGGCGCAGTATTTGGCAAGGTACGAGCCATGAATGATGAAACTGGTAAGTCAATCAAACAGGCAGGAACATCTATACCAGTTGAGATTCAAGGATTATCCGAAGTGCCTGAGGCAGGTGAATTTGTATTTGTACTGGATGATGAACGCAAAGCCAGAGAAATCGCCCTATTCCGCCAAGGAAAATATCGTGATGTAAAATTTGCCAAACAACAAGCAGCGAAACTTGAAAATGTTTTTGATCAACAAGCCGATGTCAAGGTTCTTGCTTTGATTATCAAAGCCGATGTTCAAGGCTCCTGTGAAGCATTGGCGTATGCATTGCACAAACTTTCAACGGATGAAGTGAAAGTAAATATCATTCACAGCGGTGTTGGCGCTATTATTGAATCTGATGTTAACTTATCCCTGGCATCAAAGGCCGTTATCATTGGTTTTAACGTCCGCGCAGATGCCAGTGCACGTAAGTTAATCGCATCGAGCGGCGTTGATGTGCGTTACTACAACATCATTTATGAAGCGGTGGATGAAATTAAAGCGGCGCTTTCTGGAATGATGTCTCCGGATCGTAAGGAAAGCATACAAGGTTTGGTTGAAATTCGTGAGATTTATCGCATTCCTAAAGTTGGCATCGTAGCAGGTTGCTATGTGTCAGAAGGCATCATTAAAAGAAATTCATTAATCAGAGTGTTACGAGACGGCCTGGTAATACACAGTTGTGAATTGGATTCACTGAAGCGCTTTAAGGACGATGTCAAGGAAGTTCGAGAAGGGTTTGAGTGTGGATTGTCTCTAAAAAATTATAATGATATTCAGGTGGGAGACCAATTGGAAGCTTATGAAATTGTTGAAACAGCGCGGTTCCTGTAGCCAAAGCTTAAATCAATCTAACTTCCGATGCCCAAAGACTATTCCCGCACATTACGTATTGCGGACCAGATACAACGAGAATTAGCCGATCTGTTACAACACGAAATCAAAGATCCTCGTGTCGGGCAAATTACACTCACCGGCGTAGAAGTAACCCGTGATTATAGTCATGCCAAAGTTTTTTACACGACATTGGGCAGCAAAGAAGAAAACTTCTTAGTGGAAAAAGGTTTGGAGCACGCGAAGGGTTTCTTGCGTTCAAACTTATCGCACCGGATGAAATTAAGAATTGTCCCGCAACTGCATTTTATTTATGATGAATCCGTCGAACGCGGCGTTCGGCTGTCAAAACTGATCGACGAAGCGATAGCCCAAGAACAAACATCGCATCAAGCGGATTCAGACTCCGAAAAATCATAAAATAAAGCCTGCATGTTGCACGCTGAAATTCCCCCGCGCAGCCCGATTAAACCTGTTAGGCGCACTATTAACGGCGTTCTACTATTGGATAAGCCGTATGGCATCTCATCCAATAAAGCAGTGCAGATTGTAAAAAGAATATTCTCCGCTGCCAAATGCGGCCATACCGGCACACTGGATCCCATGGCAACCGGATTACTGCCCCTTTGCTTGGGAGAAGCGACCAAATTTTCTTCAGTATTATTAGGTGCCAATAAAGCCTATGAAGCTACTTTGCGGCTTGGTTTTCTGAGCACAACTGGCGATGCGGAAGGCGAAATCACCCAGCTCACGGCCAATGCAGGAAATCCAACCTTGTCACAGTGTGAGCAAGTACTTCAGCGCTTCATCGGTAAAATCATGCAAGTCCCCCCCATGTACAGCGCGCTCAAGCATCAAGGAAAACCATTATATGTTTACGCCAGAAATGGCAAAAACATTGAACGTCCAGCGCGTGAGATCGCCATCCATGCCATACAAATCAAATCATTAATAGACAATACGCTGCAGTTAAGTATTCAGTGCGGCACCGGCACCTATATTCGAACTTTGGCGGAAGATATTGGCAGCGCACTTGGATGTGGCGGCGCTTATCTGACGCAATTACGACGCACGGCGATCGATCGTTTTGATTTATCTCAAACACAAACTTTGTCAGCATTGGAAGCGATGAATGCCGATGAGCAAGATGCGTGTTTGCTGCCCATCGATTGCTTATTACAAAAAT
Proteins encoded in this window:
- the truB gene encoding tRNA pseudouridine(55) synthase TruB, translating into MLHAEIPPRSPIKPVRRTINGVLLLDKPYGISSNKAVQIVKRIFSAAKCGHTGTLDPMATGLLPLCLGEATKFSSVLLGANKAYEATLRLGFLSTTGDAEGEITQLTANAGNPTLSQCEQVLQRFIGKIMQVPPMYSALKHQGKPLYVYARNGKNIERPAREIAIHAIQIKSLIDNTLQLSIQCGTGTYIRTLAEDIGSALGCGGAYLTQLRRTAIDRFDLSQTQTLSALEAMNADEQDACLLPIDCLLQKFPAVVLDEQAALHIVQGKIVANPSDISKLPEGNTVRLYDHQQQFLGLGEIISEQKIAAKRMLASSQLLKAVV
- the rbfA gene encoding 30S ribosome-binding factor RbfA; the protein is MPKDYSRTLRIADQIQRELADLLQHEIKDPRVGQITLTGVEVTRDYSHAKVFYTTLGSKEENFLVEKGLEHAKGFLRSNLSHRMKLRIVPQLHFIYDESVERGVRLSKLIDEAIAQEQTSHQADSDSEKS
- the infB gene encoding translation initiation factor IF-2, whose translation is MAQMSVEQFANELGLLPAVLLEQLKAAGVKKALAEDSLTEQDKSQLLDYLRKTHGAAEIKSKVTLTRRQTSEIRKSDSTGRARTIQVEVRKRRVLTQPTTENIESAQVAIKSPDVISPPVREAVIDAEQLALRSEEARKQAELIARQVEEIKQKKARKKTEVTDDINKKEEESKEVTGETSVPAKPLPLISAETKDVTQSEAAKKLEPDQQTEVQLPPGATDGTLHKPVVKPEEKADKKKKQAKQQVVWKDENTKKRGVKTRGDLSAGQGWRTRRDKHSKPTHADDQNIHGFSAPTEPIVREIMVPETISVSALAQKMSVKAADVIKVLMKMGSMVTINQMLDQDTAMIVVEEMGHIAKYAELDNPENFLVDRETSDVELELVPRAPVVTVMGHVDHGKTSLLDYIRRTRVAGGEAGGITQHIGAYHVETDHGMITFLDTPGHEAFTAMRARGTKITDIVILVVAADDGVMPQTVEAIHHAKAAKIPIIVAMNKIDKPEANAERIRHELVANAVVPEDWGGDTMFVEVSAKTGQGVDSLLESILLQAEVLELKAPINTPAKGVVIESRLDKGRGPVATILVQSGTLKRGDVLLAGAVFGKVRAMNDETGKSIKQAGTSIPVEIQGLSEVPEAGEFVFVLDDERKAREIALFRQGKYRDVKFAKQQAAKLENVFDQQADVKVLALIIKADVQGSCEALAYALHKLSTDEVKVNIIHSGVGAIIESDVNLSLASKAVIIGFNVRADASARKLIASSGVDVRYYNIIYEAVDEIKAALSGMMSPDRKESIQGLVEIREIYRIPKVGIVAGCYVSEGIIKRNSLIRVLRDGLVIHSCELDSLKRFKDDVKEVREGFECGLSLKNYNDIQVGDQLEAYEIVETARFL